The Acidiferrobacterales bacterium genome contains a region encoding:
- a CDS encoding methylenetetrahydromethanopterin dehydrogenase: protein MARPKILHMITPGRNVSAFDANMAADAGYEIIIPHTEVTIDDISDLVQDAIFSRPPKNAASTGLFIGGHDVNVVADMLEVVRSSTVPPFELSVFADPNGAFTTSGALIALIEEHLRQEDGKGLDARTVKIFGGGPVGLCSAILALNLGAKATLARLTANARSDSVRNFASRYDMEIPSESAIDDSQRIQAVSDAEVIICTAKAGVQVLDKSMLDQAERLLVAVDVNAVPPSGIEGVGASDNGNRVETARGSFAAMGALGIGGLKYKVQNQLFERMLTSQDSVVIDLPEAFDEAVKHVG from the coding sequence ATGGCAAGACCGAAAATACTGCACATGATCACACCGGGTCGGAATGTCAGTGCATTTGATGCGAATATGGCAGCCGATGCTGGCTATGAGATCATCATTCCACATACAGAAGTGACGATCGATGACATATCTGACCTGGTTCAGGATGCGATTTTTTCCAGGCCACCCAAGAACGCCGCTTCGACTGGATTGTTCATCGGAGGTCACGACGTGAATGTGGTGGCAGACATGCTGGAAGTCGTCAGAAGTTCTACCGTGCCACCTTTTGAGTTGTCTGTATTCGCCGACCCCAATGGCGCATTTACCACTTCGGGTGCGCTGATTGCGCTGATTGAGGAACATCTCCGACAAGAGGACGGCAAGGGACTGGATGCGCGAACAGTAAAGATTTTCGGTGGCGGGCCTGTTGGTCTGTGCTCTGCCATTTTGGCCTTGAATCTCGGAGCGAAGGCAACTCTGGCAAGATTGACAGCAAATGCCCGGTCGGATAGTGTCAGAAACTTTGCTTCACGTTACGATATGGAGATTCCATCCGAGTCAGCCATTGACGATTCCCAACGAATTCAGGCAGTGTCCGACGCTGAGGTGATCATCTGTACTGCGAAGGCGGGCGTTCAGGTTCTGGACAAATCGATGCTGGATCAAGCCGAACGCCTGTTGGTTGCCGTTGACGTCAATGCTGTGCCACCGTCAGGAATTGAAGGTGTCGGCGCTTCCGACAATGGCAATCGTGTTGAGACCGCTCGGGGGTCATTCGCAGCGATGGGTGCACTGGGTATCGGTGGATTGAAATACAAGGTGCAAAACCAACTGTTCGAACGCATGCTGACCTCACAGGACTCAGTGGTGATTGATTTGCCGGAAGCGTTTGATGAAGCCGTAAAGCATGTTGGATGA